A single genomic interval of Mycolicibacterium holsaticum DSM 44478 = JCM 12374 harbors:
- a CDS encoding heme-binding protein: MNGTKRSGLVCAAAVIVVGAFGAGPVAQAAPCTASGLATTASGVLGQAGGYLEAHPEANQVLTAAATQPPDDAKAAVRAYFTAHPNEYFDLRGIAAPLTDMRAQCGIAVSPGQLATLFDTMGG; the protein is encoded by the coding sequence ATGAACGGAACCAAACGTTCAGGGCTGGTCTGCGCAGCGGCAGTGATCGTCGTCGGGGCCTTCGGCGCCGGTCCGGTCGCCCAAGCCGCACCGTGCACGGCCAGCGGGCTTGCGACGACGGCCAGTGGCGTGCTCGGGCAGGCGGGCGGCTACCTGGAGGCCCATCCCGAAGCCAACCAGGTGCTGACCGCCGCAGCGACGCAACCACCGGATGATGCCAAGGCCGCGGTGCGGGCCTACTTCACCGCGCATCCCAACGAGTACTTCGATCTGCGCGGGATCGCGGCGCCGTTGACCGATATGCGCGCCCAATGCGGTATCGCGGTCAGCCCCGGACAGCTGGCCACGCTGTTCGACACGATGGGCGGATAG
- a CDS encoding YraN family protein, producing MWTATWTRAQIGALGEQLAVDHLRSLGLRVVARNWRCRYGELDVIAADDAARIAVFVEVKTRTSDRFGGVEQAVTPEKVRRLRRLASLWLAAQDIGWSQVRIDVVGVRIGRRRTPEITHVQGVG from the coding sequence ATGTGGACGGCTACGTGGACCCGCGCCCAAATCGGCGCGCTCGGAGAGCAGTTGGCGGTGGACCATCTGAGGTCGCTCGGATTGCGGGTGGTGGCGCGCAACTGGCGGTGCCGCTACGGCGAGCTGGATGTGATCGCCGCCGACGACGCGGCGCGCATCGCGGTGTTCGTCGAGGTGAAGACCCGCACGAGCGACCGGTTCGGCGGGGTCGAGCAGGCGGTGACCCCGGAAAAGGTGCGACGGCTACGACGGCTGGCCAGTCTGTGGTTGGCGGCCCAGGACATCGGGTGGTCGCAGGTGCGCATCGACGTCGTCGGCGTGCGCATCGGTCGGCGCCGAACACCCGAGATCACCCATGTCCAGGGGGTGGGGTGA
- a CDS encoding YifB family Mg chelatase-like AAA ATPase, producing the protein MALGRAYSVAVRGLEGHIVEIEADISSGLPGVHLVGLADAALQESRDRVRAAITNCGNSWPMSRLTLALSPATLPKMGSVYDLALALAVLSAQEKAEWPRLEKTLLLGELALDGRVRPVNGVLPAVLAAKHEGWPAVVVPAANIAEASLVDGIDVWGARTLRQLQLWVAGKIQLEGRVDPRHDVAPAPMDLADVVGQTQARFAVEVAAAGGHHLMLTGPPGVGKTMLAQRLPGLLPVLSEGESLEVTAIHSVAGMLSGSTPLITQPPFIAPHHTSSVAAMVGGGAGLARPGAVSRAHRGVLFLDECAEIGVSVLEALRTPLEDGEIRLARRDGVARYPARFLLVLAANPCPCAPANPQDCVCRSTEKRRYLGKLSGPLIDRVDLRVEMHPVRAGELVQPDGESTAVVRERVAAARNAAEERWRAHGIRTNAEVSGSLLRRKFRLPRASMNPLHNAMDRGLLSARGVDRTLRVAWSLCDLAGRTSPALEDVTAALSFRQGGGAR; encoded by the coding sequence ATGGCGCTGGGACGGGCCTACTCGGTGGCGGTGCGCGGCCTCGAGGGGCACATCGTGGAGATCGAAGCCGATATCAGCTCGGGTCTACCCGGCGTGCATCTGGTCGGGCTGGCGGATGCGGCGCTGCAGGAGTCGCGGGACCGGGTGCGCGCGGCGATCACCAACTGCGGCAACAGCTGGCCGATGTCGCGGCTGACGCTCGCGCTGTCACCGGCGACGCTGCCGAAGATGGGGTCGGTCTACGATCTGGCGCTCGCCCTGGCGGTGCTGTCGGCGCAAGAGAAGGCCGAGTGGCCGCGGCTGGAGAAGACCCTGCTGCTCGGTGAACTCGCCCTCGACGGCCGGGTGCGCCCGGTCAACGGGGTGCTGCCCGCGGTTCTGGCGGCCAAACACGAAGGCTGGCCGGCAGTGGTGGTGCCCGCCGCCAACATCGCCGAGGCCAGCCTGGTCGACGGCATCGACGTGTGGGGTGCGCGGACGCTGCGCCAACTGCAGTTGTGGGTCGCGGGGAAGATCCAGCTGGAAGGCAGAGTCGACCCGCGGCACGACGTCGCCCCGGCGCCGATGGACCTTGCCGACGTGGTCGGCCAGACCCAAGCGCGGTTCGCGGTCGAGGTCGCCGCGGCCGGCGGCCACCATCTGATGCTGACGGGGCCGCCCGGGGTCGGTAAAACGATGCTGGCGCAACGTCTTCCAGGTCTGCTGCCGGTGCTGTCGGAAGGTGAGTCGTTGGAGGTGACCGCGATTCACTCGGTGGCGGGCATGCTTTCGGGCAGCACTCCGCTGATCACGCAACCGCCGTTCATCGCACCGCACCACACGTCGAGCGTCGCGGCGATGGTCGGGGGCGGTGCCGGGTTGGCCCGGCCCGGCGCGGTCAGTCGAGCGCACCGCGGCGTGCTGTTCCTCGACGAATGCGCCGAGATCGGCGTCAGCGTCCTCGAGGCGTTGCGAACTCCGCTGGAAGACGGCGAGATTCGGCTGGCCCGCCGCGACGGCGTGGCCCGTTATCCGGCGCGGTTCCTGTTGGTTCTGGCGGCCAACCCGTGTCCGTGCGCACCGGCCAACCCCCAGGACTGCGTCTGTCGCAGTACCGAAAAGCGGCGGTATCTCGGCAAGTTGTCCGGCCCGTTGATCGACCGGGTCGACCTGCGCGTCGAGATGCACCCCGTGCGGGCCGGTGAACTCGTACAACCGGACGGCGAGTCCACCGCGGTGGTCCGCGAGCGCGTCGCGGCCGCGCGCAATGCGGCCGAGGAACGCTGGCGCGCGCACGGCATCCGAACCAACGCTGAGGTCAGCGGATCGTTGCTGCGGCGCAAGTTCCGGCTGCCACGGGCCTCAATGAACCCACTGCACAACGCGATGGACCGCGGTCTGCTCAGCGCCCGTGGCGTGGACCGCACGTTGCGGGTGGCGTGGTCGCTTTGCGATTTGGCGGGCCGGACGTCACCGGCATTGGAAGACGTCACCGCGGCCCTGAGTTTCCGGCAGGGCGGGGGTGCGCGGTGA
- a CDS encoding cellulase family glycosylhydrolase, translating to MHRRVIRRVGRIAVAVLLLATVSITVPPAQGEATVAPWDGYGFAVGAPMTWMSDMEADRELDAVARTGASWLRVFVDWKRVEPMPSAYDWGYLDHWVDGARSRGLKVLAMVAYTPDWARSPGSYFSAPPVEPAVFASFLTTVVTRYGDRVSSWEVWNEPNVPIFFGYLGDRAARYTELLKAAYPAIKAAQPHSTVLAAGMSRAFAPDAPPTFVETMYAHGAKGFFDAMAMHPYVYPAGLAVDDHNGWSDVERVRQLMVDNGDGGKKIWMTEIGAPTAAATAGGVSQQEQAKQITDVLARASRTDYSGPVFIYSIRDIDTADATDDQDNFGALLTSDWQPKVAAEALAR from the coding sequence ATGCATCGGCGGGTGATCAGGCGTGTCGGCCGGATCGCGGTGGCCGTGCTGCTGCTGGCCACGGTCTCGATCACCGTCCCGCCCGCGCAGGGGGAGGCGACGGTCGCACCGTGGGACGGGTACGGCTTCGCGGTGGGCGCGCCGATGACGTGGATGAGTGATATGGAGGCCGACCGCGAACTGGACGCCGTCGCCCGGACCGGCGCGTCATGGTTGCGGGTGTTCGTCGACTGGAAGCGCGTCGAGCCGATGCCGAGCGCCTACGACTGGGGCTACCTGGATCACTGGGTCGACGGTGCGCGCTCGCGCGGGTTGAAGGTGCTGGCCATGGTCGCCTACACGCCGGACTGGGCCAGATCGCCGGGTTCCTACTTCAGCGCCCCGCCGGTCGAACCGGCCGTCTTCGCCAGTTTCCTGACCACTGTGGTGACGCGCTACGGCGACCGGGTCAGCAGCTGGGAGGTCTGGAACGAGCCGAACGTCCCGATCTTCTTCGGTTATCTCGGCGACCGCGCTGCCCGCTACACCGAACTGTTGAAGGCGGCCTATCCGGCGATCAAGGCGGCACAACCGCACAGCACCGTGCTGGCGGCCGGGATGAGCCGGGCGTTCGCCCCGGACGCACCGCCGACGTTCGTCGAGACGATGTATGCGCACGGCGCCAAGGGGTTCTTCGATGCGATGGCTATGCATCCCTACGTCTATCCGGCCGGGCTGGCCGTCGACGACCACAACGGTTGGTCCGACGTCGAGCGGGTACGCCAACTCATGGTCGACAACGGCGACGGTGGGAAGAAGATCTGGATGACCGAGATCGGGGCGCCCACCGCGGCCGCGACGGCGGGCGGGGTCAGCCAGCAAGAACAGGCAAAGCAGATCACCGACGTGCTGGCCAGGGCGTCACGCACCGACTACAGCGGCCCGGTGTTCATCTACTCGATCCGCGACATCGACACCGCGGACGCAACGGATGACCAGGACAACTTCGGCGCGTTGTTGACGTCGGACTGGCAGCCGAAAGTGGCGGCCGAGGCGCTGGCAAGGTAG
- a CDS encoding siderophore-interacting protein — translation MAGRPIHTFQVVRTEELTPHLIRLVLGGSGPGTGFDTFTPNEFTDSYVKIAIFDKDLSAADVAALPQPLTMDSFKTLPPERQPTVRTYTVRNVDPERREIWIDFVVHGEHGVAGPWAAAAEPGRPVYLMGPSGAYAPDPAADWYLFAGDEAAIPAISVALEALPDNAIGKAFIEISGPDDELPLKKPDGVELSWVYRGGRADLVPEDMAGDNAPLIAAVKETPWLPGQVQVFIHGEAQAVMHNLRPYIRKERGVDARWASSISGYWRRGRTEETFRQWKRELAKAEEPADG, via the coding sequence GTGGCAGGGCGTCCGATACACACCTTCCAAGTGGTGCGTACCGAGGAGTTGACACCGCATCTCATCCGCCTGGTGCTTGGCGGCTCGGGTCCAGGAACCGGCTTCGACACCTTCACACCCAACGAGTTCACCGACTCCTACGTCAAGATCGCGATCTTCGACAAGGACTTGAGCGCCGCGGACGTCGCCGCGTTGCCGCAGCCGCTGACCATGGACAGCTTCAAGACCTTGCCGCCCGAACGTCAGCCGACGGTGCGTACCTACACGGTGCGAAACGTCGACCCCGAGCGCCGCGAGATCTGGATCGACTTCGTGGTGCACGGTGAGCACGGTGTGGCCGGGCCGTGGGCGGCCGCCGCCGAACCGGGCCGGCCCGTCTACCTGATGGGACCCAGCGGCGCCTACGCTCCGGACCCGGCAGCGGACTGGTACCTGTTCGCCGGCGACGAGGCCGCCATCCCCGCGATCAGCGTGGCGCTTGAAGCGTTGCCCGACAACGCGATTGGCAAAGCCTTCATCGAAATCAGTGGCCCTGACGACGAGCTCCCGCTGAAGAAGCCCGACGGCGTCGAGCTGAGCTGGGTTTATCGCGGCGGCCGGGCCGACCTCGTTCCCGAGGACATGGCCGGTGACAACGCGCCGCTCATCGCGGCGGTCAAGGAGACGCCGTGGCTGCCCGGGCAGGTGCAGGTCTTCATCCACGGCGAGGCGCAGGCCGTGATGCACAACCTGCGGCCCTACATCCGCAAGGAGCGCGGCGTGGACGCCAGGTGGGCGTCGTCGATCTCCGGTTACTGGCGCCGCGGCCGCACCGAGGAGACGTTCCGCCAGTGGAAGCGCGAACTGGCCAAGGCGGAGGAACCGGCCGACGGCTGA
- a CDS encoding iron ABC transporter substrate-binding protein: MRPRWSRIAALVSTLALAAGATACTSSSDSDELLIYNAQHESLAKEWIDAFTEETGIKVSYRQGGDTELGNQLVAEGDASPADVFLTENSPAMAAVERAGLFAELDAETLDQVPPQYRPDTGRWTGVAARSTVFVYNKDRLQPDQLPKSMLDLQQPEWKGRWGAPPAKADFQAIVAALLELEGESATAQWLDAMKANAVLYNNNIDTLKAVNTGEVDGGIIYHYYWYRDQAKTKEISGNTALHYFKNQDPGAFVSLSGAGVLASSDKPDQAQQFVRFITGKAGQEILEKGTSFEYPVASGVAANPALPPLDSLQAPAVDPSTLNEQKVTELMTKAGLL; this comes from the coding sequence ATGCGACCACGGTGGAGCCGGATCGCCGCGCTCGTGTCGACGCTCGCCCTCGCCGCAGGTGCAACCGCCTGCACCAGCTCGAGCGACAGCGACGAGCTGCTGATCTACAACGCCCAGCACGAGTCGCTGGCCAAGGAGTGGATCGACGCCTTCACCGAGGAAACCGGCATCAAGGTGTCCTACCGCCAGGGCGGTGACACCGAACTCGGCAACCAGCTGGTGGCCGAGGGCGACGCATCCCCCGCCGACGTCTTCCTCACCGAGAACTCCCCGGCCATGGCGGCCGTCGAACGCGCAGGGCTGTTCGCCGAACTCGACGCCGAGACGCTCGATCAGGTTCCGCCGCAATACCGTCCGGACACCGGCAGGTGGACCGGGGTGGCCGCGCGCAGCACCGTGTTCGTCTACAACAAGGACCGGTTGCAGCCCGATCAACTGCCCAAGTCGATGCTGGACCTGCAGCAGCCCGAGTGGAAGGGCCGCTGGGGCGCCCCGCCGGCGAAAGCGGACTTCCAGGCCATCGTCGCCGCGCTGCTGGAACTCGAGGGAGAAAGCGCGACCGCGCAATGGCTGGATGCGATGAAGGCCAACGCGGTGCTGTACAACAACAACATCGACACCCTCAAAGCGGTCAACACCGGCGAGGTCGACGGCGGCATCATCTACCACTACTACTGGTACCGCGATCAGGCCAAGACCAAGGAGATCAGCGGCAACACCGCGCTGCACTACTTCAAGAACCAGGATCCGGGTGCCTTCGTCAGCCTGTCGGGCGCCGGCGTGCTGGCTTCCAGCGACAAGCCGGATCAGGCCCAGCAGTTCGTGCGGTTCATCACCGGCAAAGCGGGACAGGAAATCCTGGAGAAGGGCACCTCGTTCGAGTACCCGGTCGCCAGCGGAGTGGCCGCCAATCCCGCGCTGCCCCCGCTGGACTCATTGCAGGCACCCGCCGTCGACCCGTCGACGCTCAACGAGCAGAAGGTGACCGAGCTGATGACGAAGGCTGGCTTGTTGTAG
- a CDS encoding DUF1206 domain-containing protein has protein sequence MTDKSIHGVADRATDSDAFEYTARAGFAVSGVLHLLVGYLILQIALGSGGNADQSGALAALAQQTGGTVLLWVVAVGLFALGLWRVAEAIVGPRPGEGSGRSRDDTPAWKRLKSLGLAVVNFAIALSAARFAMGSGQQSTQQNAGLSAQMMQSGWGKAVLVAVGLGLIGVGGYHVYKGVTKRFFKDLRSSGGTGVTAVGITGYAAKGLVLAGAGVLVIAATLQADPTKATGFDAAVKTLGQAPFGKFLLILAAVGIAAFGVYNFVRARSGRM, from the coding sequence ATGACCGACAAGTCGATACACGGAGTCGCCGACAGAGCCACCGACAGTGATGCGTTCGAGTACACCGCCCGCGCCGGCTTCGCCGTCAGCGGCGTGCTGCACCTGCTCGTCGGCTATCTGATCCTGCAGATCGCGCTGGGGTCCGGAGGCAACGCCGACCAGTCCGGGGCACTGGCCGCGCTGGCGCAACAAACCGGCGGCACCGTGCTGTTGTGGGTCGTCGCCGTCGGGCTGTTCGCGCTGGGCCTCTGGCGGGTCGCCGAGGCGATCGTCGGCCCGCGGCCCGGGGAGGGATCAGGTCGCTCCCGTGACGACACCCCGGCGTGGAAGCGGCTCAAGTCGCTCGGCCTTGCGGTGGTCAACTTCGCCATCGCGTTGTCCGCGGCGCGGTTCGCCATGGGCAGCGGCCAGCAGAGCACCCAGCAGAACGCCGGCCTGAGCGCGCAGATGATGCAGTCCGGGTGGGGCAAGGCCGTCCTCGTCGCCGTGGGGCTCGGATTGATCGGCGTCGGGGGCTATCACGTCTACAAGGGCGTCACCAAACGGTTCTTCAAAGACCTACGCAGCTCCGGCGGCACCGGCGTGACCGCCGTCGGCATCACCGGCTACGCGGCCAAAGGCCTGGTGCTGGCGGGCGCCGGGGTGCTGGTGATCGCGGCGACACTGCAGGCCGACCCAACCAAGGCGACCGGGTTCGACGCGGCGGTCAAGACCCTCGGGCAGGCGCCGTTCGGCAAGTTTCTACTCATTCTCGCCGCGGTCGGCATCGCCGCCTTCGGGGTCTACAACTTCGTGCGCGCCCGATCCGGTCGGATGTGA
- the dprA gene encoding DNA-processing protein DprA has translation MTGDVARAWAYLSRVAEPPCPALKALVARVGVVEAAARVRNGQAGDAVNERTESRRHIDWAARDLDLLAAMGGRLVTVDDDEWPVLAFTAFGGVGGRLRPQDHPPMALWVVGPARLDEVAARAAAVVGTRAATAYGEYAAADLAAGLATRDAAVVSGAAYGIDGAAHRSALAADGLTVAVLAGGIDVPYPAGHSSLLRRIAEDGALITEYPPGVRPARHRFLTRNRLVAALAGATVVVEAGARSGAANTAAWAGALGRAVGAVPGPITSSASVGCHALLRNGAHLVTRADDIIELVGRIGELAPDEPRAVTPLDDLDDTDKRVYDALPARAARNLDEIAIAAGLPARQVLGPLATLELCGLVRSRDGRWKRVLR, from the coding sequence GTGACCGGCGACGTCGCGCGGGCATGGGCGTACCTGTCCCGGGTGGCCGAACCGCCGTGCCCGGCGTTGAAGGCACTCGTCGCGCGCGTCGGTGTCGTCGAGGCCGCCGCCCGGGTCCGAAACGGGCAAGCCGGTGATGCGGTGAACGAGCGCACCGAATCCAGACGACACATCGACTGGGCAGCACGGGATCTGGACCTCCTCGCGGCGATGGGCGGTCGGCTGGTCACCGTCGATGACGACGAATGGCCGGTGCTGGCGTTCACCGCATTCGGCGGGGTCGGCGGGCGGTTGCGCCCGCAGGATCACCCGCCGATGGCGCTGTGGGTGGTCGGGCCCGCGCGGTTGGACGAGGTGGCTGCGCGTGCCGCGGCAGTGGTCGGCACCAGGGCGGCAACGGCATACGGCGAGTACGCCGCGGCGGACCTGGCCGCCGGCCTGGCGACCCGGGATGCGGCGGTGGTGTCCGGGGCGGCCTACGGCATCGACGGCGCCGCGCACCGATCGGCGCTGGCCGCCGACGGGTTGACCGTCGCGGTGCTCGCGGGCGGCATCGATGTGCCGTATCCGGCCGGGCACAGCTCGCTGTTGCGGCGGATCGCCGAAGACGGAGCGCTGATCACCGAGTATCCCCCCGGGGTCCGGCCGGCGCGGCACCGCTTCTTGACCCGCAACCGGCTGGTGGCCGCCCTGGCTGGGGCCACCGTTGTCGTCGAGGCCGGCGCCCGCAGCGGCGCGGCCAACACCGCGGCGTGGGCCGGCGCTCTGGGCCGCGCGGTGGGTGCGGTGCCCGGCCCGATCACGTCGTCGGCGTCGGTCGGCTGCCACGCCCTGCTACGCAACGGCGCCCATCTGGTCACCCGCGCCGACGACATCATCGAACTGGTCGGCCGGATCGGTGAATTGGCCCCCGACGAGCCTCGAGCGGTGACACCGCTGGACGACCTCGACGACACCGACAAGCGGGTGTACGACGCGTTACCTGCGCGCGCCGCACGCAATCTCGACGAGATCGCGATCGCCGCGGGTTTGCCGGCAAGACAGGTGCTGGGTCCGCTGGCAACCCTGGAGCTGTGCGGCTTGGTGCGCAGTCGCGACGGCCGCTGGAAACGGGTGCTCCGGTAG
- a CDS encoding ABC transporter permease translates to MAVPTVAPPAAPAPRPDSVTRPGPLVSATVAILVAATAIPLGYVVWGAVSVGWDRAYQLVVRPRVGELLYNTAALVVLTVPLCVLIGVGVAWLVERTDLPGRAFWRPLFVAPLAVPAFVNSYAWLGVVPSLHGLWAGVLITTLSYFPFMYLPVAATLRRLDPAVEESARALGSDSVEVFLRVVLPQLRLAILGGGLLIGVHLLAEYGAFAMVRFDTFTVAIFQQFQVTFDGAAGSMLAGVLVLLCLALLVGEAAARGNTRFARIGSGAPRAVTPIHLRSSAIPASAALIVLAVLAIGVPVWTILRWLWIGGAQVWVVGDIVNSLAQTIGLAALAAALTTVLAFPVAWVAVRSSGFLARAAEGANYVASSLPGIVTALALVTVTISVAPALYQSVALIVFAYVLLFMPRALVNVRAGLAQVPPGLEEASRSLGSSPTATFFRVTLRLTAPAAAAGASLVFVAVATELTATLLLAPTGTRTLSMRFWSLSSELDYAAAAPYALVLVVLAIPVTLILFRQSTKAAAL, encoded by the coding sequence GTGGCCGTCCCCACCGTCGCACCTCCCGCTGCACCGGCTCCGCGGCCGGACAGCGTCACCCGCCCGGGTCCGTTGGTTTCGGCTACGGTCGCGATTTTGGTTGCCGCGACGGCTATTCCACTCGGCTACGTGGTGTGGGGCGCGGTCTCGGTCGGCTGGGACCGCGCCTACCAGCTGGTGGTGCGGCCCCGCGTGGGCGAGCTGCTGTACAACACCGCCGCACTGGTGGTCCTGACCGTTCCGCTCTGCGTGCTGATCGGTGTCGGGGTGGCCTGGCTGGTGGAACGCACCGATCTGCCCGGGCGCGCGTTCTGGCGCCCGCTGTTCGTTGCGCCGCTTGCGGTTCCGGCGTTTGTGAACAGCTACGCCTGGCTGGGCGTGGTGCCCTCGCTGCACGGATTGTGGGCGGGGGTGCTGATCACCACGCTGTCCTACTTTCCGTTCATGTACCTGCCCGTCGCGGCGACGTTACGCAGGCTCGACCCGGCGGTGGAGGAATCAGCGCGTGCGCTGGGCTCGGATTCGGTAGAGGTGTTCTTGCGCGTGGTGTTGCCGCAACTGCGACTGGCGATTCTGGGCGGCGGGTTGCTGATCGGTGTGCATCTCCTCGCCGAGTACGGCGCGTTCGCAATGGTGCGTTTCGACACTTTCACCGTGGCGATCTTCCAACAGTTCCAGGTGACCTTCGACGGCGCCGCGGGCAGCATGCTGGCGGGGGTGCTGGTGTTGCTCTGCCTTGCCCTGCTGGTCGGCGAGGCGGCGGCGCGCGGCAACACCCGATTCGCGCGGATCGGATCCGGCGCACCCCGTGCCGTCACCCCGATTCATCTGCGCAGCAGCGCGATCCCTGCCTCGGCGGCTCTGATCGTTCTGGCGGTCCTTGCGATCGGGGTGCCGGTGTGGACCATCCTGCGCTGGTTGTGGATCGGCGGTGCCCAGGTGTGGGTCGTCGGCGACATCGTGAACTCGTTGGCACAAACGATTGGGTTGGCCGCCCTGGCGGCGGCGCTGACGACCGTGCTCGCCTTTCCGGTGGCGTGGGTGGCGGTGCGCTCCAGCGGATTTCTGGCCCGCGCCGCCGAAGGCGCGAACTATGTCGCGAGCTCGCTACCCGGCATCGTCACCGCGCTGGCGTTGGTCACCGTGACCATCTCCGTGGCGCCCGCGCTCTACCAGAGCGTGGCGCTGATCGTGTTCGCCTATGTGCTGCTGTTCATGCCGCGCGCACTGGTCAACGTCCGCGCCGGGCTGGCCCAGGTGCCGCCCGGTCTGGAGGAGGCGTCCCGCTCGCTGGGCAGCTCGCCGACCGCGACGTTCTTCCGCGTCACGCTGCGCCTGACCGCGCCCGCCGCGGCCGCGGGAGCGTCGCTGGTGTTCGTCGCCGTCGCCACCGAGCTGACCGCCACCCTGCTGCTGGCGCCGACGGGCACCAGGACGTTGTCGATGCGGTTCTGGTCGCTGTCCAGCGAGCTGGACTACGCGGCGGCCGCCCCGTACGCGCTGGTGTTGGTGGTGTTGGCGATACCGGTGACGCTCATCTTGTTCCGGCAGTCGACGAAGGCGGCCGCGCTGTGA
- a CDS encoding ABC transporter ATP-binding protein yields MTATVETHGLAKSFNGHTVLHHIDLEVQPGTTTAVVGASGCGKTTLLRLIAGFENPDAGTISIGGRQVASPQRSVAPHRRAVGYVAQDGALFPHLNVGQNVAYGLSRNTRSARVRARVTELLETVSLDPSYASRRPHELSGGQQQRVALARALAREPALMLLDEPFSSLDTGLRASTRTAVARLLTDAGVTTLLVTHDQEEALSIADQVAVMRDGRFTQVGPPQQVYRQPKDRFTAAFLGDCIALPCTVNAGIAECAFGRVAVRADGDGSATLLLRPEQLVVTEVSDTEQYRGVATVIATEFLGHDALLTIDPAGDAEPVVVRQHSLNAPSVDAKVQIEVVGEGVVL; encoded by the coding sequence GTGACCGCCACCGTCGAAACCCACGGGTTGGCAAAGTCTTTCAACGGCCACACCGTGCTGCACCACATCGACCTCGAGGTGCAGCCCGGCACCACCACCGCCGTCGTCGGCGCCTCCGGCTGCGGAAAGACCACGCTGCTGCGGCTCATCGCCGGGTTCGAGAACCCCGACGCGGGCACGATCAGCATCGGCGGCCGTCAGGTGGCGAGCCCACAGCGCTCGGTGGCACCGCACCGTCGTGCGGTCGGCTACGTCGCCCAGGACGGTGCGCTGTTTCCGCACCTGAACGTCGGGCAGAACGTGGCCTACGGTCTGTCACGCAACACCCGCAGCGCGCGCGTGCGTGCCCGGGTAACCGAACTGCTGGAGACCGTCTCGCTCGACCCGTCCTACGCATCGCGACGCCCGCACGAACTTTCCGGCGGCCAACAACAACGGGTCGCACTGGCGCGCGCGCTGGCCCGCGAACCGGCCCTGATGCTGCTCGACGAGCCGTTCAGTTCGCTGGACACCGGGCTTCGGGCATCCACCCGCACAGCGGTGGCGAGGTTACTCACCGACGCCGGGGTGACGACCCTGCTGGTCACCCACGACCAGGAGGAAGCGCTGTCGATCGCCGACCAGGTCGCCGTGATGCGAGACGGCCGGTTCACCCAGGTCGGCCCGCCGCAACAGGTGTACCGGCAGCCCAAGGACCGGTTCACCGCAGCGTTTCTCGGTGACTGCATCGCGCTGCCGTGCACGGTCAACGCCGGTATCGCCGAGTGCGCGTTCGGGCGGGTTGCGGTACGCGCCGACGGCGACGGGTCCGCGACCTTGCTGCTGCGCCCCGAACAGCTTGTGGTGACCGAGGTTTCGGACACCGAGCAGTACCGGGGTGTGGCCACCGTGATCGCCACCGAGTTCCTGGGCCACGACGCGCTGCTGACGATCGACCCCGCAGGCGACGCCGAACCGGTGGTCGTGCGCCAGCACAGCCTCAACGCTCCGTCGGTCGACGCCAAGGTGCAAATCGAGGTGGTGGGCGAGGGAGTCGTGCTGTGA